The window TCAACTGATATATGAAGGGGAATTCGCAGCAGTCTTCCCAACGATCTTCGCGGGCTGGCGCGAGAAGCGCGGCGGGTTTGCCCTGCCAATCACTTCGTTGACTCCCGCCCGTTCCGATGGTTCAAATTCGCCAGGCACCGGCACTCAAAGAACCCGCGAATGAAAGTTTCTGTTCAAGACCTCCATTGTTTTTGTGTCGAAGCGCTGACCAAAGCCGGTGTCGGCGAGGCGGACGCGCGCACCACGGCGGATGTGCTCGTCACCACGGACACCTGGGGCACGTTCACGCACGGGACCAAGGCGTTGCGCGCCTATGTCCGGCGGCTGCGCGGCGGCGGCCTGCGCGCGAACGGCCAGCCGAAGGTGGTGGCCGAGGGTCCCGCGTGGGCGCGGGTGGACGGGGACTCTTCGCTGGGTATGGTTTCGTCCGTGTTTGCAATGAAGACCGCCATGGCGAAAGCCGCAACGACTGGCATCGCCTTTGCCGGCCTGCGTAACAACTGCCACTACGGCGCGGCGGGGTACTACGCGGCAATGGGACTCGATCGCGGCATGATCGGCATTTCCATGGCCAACGACATCCCGACGGTCAATGCGCCGGGCGCGCGCGGATCGGTCATGGGCAGCAATCCGTTCGCGTTCGCCGCACCCGCAGGAAAGGAGAAGCCGATTCTTCTCGATATGGCGACGAGCACCGTGGCCGGCGGAAAAGTTTTTGCCGCAGCCGCGCTCGGCAAAACGATCCCCGCTCATTGGCTGCTGGATGCACACGCGAAACCGACGACCGACCCCACGCCGTTCTCTCATGCCGCGTCGTTGACGCCCCTTGGCGGCTATAAAGGTTACGGCATCGCATTCATGATCGAGGTGCTCTCCGCAATCCTCACAGGCGCGTCGATCCGCTGGCGGGTGTTGAGCTGGACATTTTCCGATCCGTCGAAACCAACCGGCCACGGCGCGGCCTTCATCGCCGTCAACATCGCGTCGTTCATGCCGGTGGAGCAATTCGAGGAACGCATGGACCGGACGATCCGCGAGATTCGCCAGGAACCCAAAGCCGACGGCGCGGACCGCATCTGGCTGGCGGGCGAGATGGAGTGGGAGCGGCGCGAGAAGGCGCTCGAGGAAGGGATCGATCTGCCCGATGATGTGACGGCCAGCCTGCGAGGGCTGTCGGAAGATTTGAATCTCAACGTTGACCGGATTCTGCGCTGACGATCGGCAAGGCCGGCTTCAACGTCCACGCCTGGAGCCGGGCCACTTCGAGAATTTTCGGCGCGCGGAATCCTTCCTTGTGAATGATCCAGCCGGCGAACAAATCCGGCGTGTCCCTGGCGACGTGACGCGCGGGCAGCAACTCCAGGTTCCTTCCGAGCGTCACGCCTTCCTGCGTCGGCATTTTTCCATTCCTGCGGTGAAACTCATAAACCGAAGCGAGCGCCACAAGAAAGTCCGCCGGAGGAACGGGATCAGCCCCGATAAACACCCGCGCCGGCACGCGCCGGTTGGTTTTGACAAAGTCGAGCACATCTCGCGTCGCGTCGCGAAACGCGAACCAGTCAAGGTGGTCAGCGTGAGTCGATGATGGCGGCGGCGCACCCGGCCCGATGAGTCCCTTCGGCTTTAATGGGAAGCGCGGCTTTCGTCCTTCGATTGTTTCTCCGACTGACAGCGCCAGCAACTCAAACTGGTCGGCTACCGAATAGGCGCGACCATTGATGACCTGGAAGTCAACGTTGGAGATGCCGTCGCCCGACAGCCGTGCGGCGATCTGGTTCAAATCCTCTTCAGGCGCGCCTTTCGTGCGCACTGCATCCGGGTAAGTCCCGGGCAAATCGCCTGCCGTCACGAAATGAACACCAGGGATGGAGCGAATGTGGTCGATGTATTCGGCAAAACGCCGGAACGCCGCCTCGGTTTCCTCGGCAGGACGCTGCGGGGGCGGTTTCCATTGCTCGCGCGGCGGGTTCGCACCCCGACGAAAATTCACGCCGTCCCAAAACTCCTGGTGCACCCACTCACACGGATGATAGAAAATGCTGATGAGTCCGCCGCCCTGGCCACGCAACCGTTCGGCGATGGCGGACACTTTTTCCTTCGCCGGTTCCACGGCCGACGGATCGTGCAGGTCCATTCGCGTGTAGTTCTGGCCCATGTGATAGACCACCAGCGCGTTGGCGTACCAGAAGGGTTGTTCATTCAGGCCGATGTGCGTCCCTTCGTCCACGTAACACGGCACGCCATGTGGTGCGACACCGATCTCCTTC of the Candidatus Angelobacter sp. genome contains:
- a CDS encoding Ldh family oxidoreductase, whose translation is MKVSVQDLHCFCVEALTKAGVGEADARTTADVLVTTDTWGTFTHGTKALRAYVRRLRGGGLRANGQPKVVAEGPAWARVDGDSSLGMVSSVFAMKTAMAKAATTGIAFAGLRNNCHYGAAGYYAAMGLDRGMIGISMANDIPTVNAPGARGSVMGSNPFAFAAPAGKEKPILLDMATSTVAGGKVFAAAALGKTIPAHWLLDAHAKPTTDPTPFSHAASLTPLGGYKGYGIAFMIEVLSAILTGASIRWRVLSWTFSDPSKPTGHGAAFIAVNIASFMPVEQFEERMDRTIREIRQEPKADGADRIWLAGEMEWERREKALEEGIDLPDDVTASLRGLSEDLNLNVDRILR